From Candidatus Neomarinimicrobiota bacterium, the proteins below share one genomic window:
- a CDS encoding gamma carbonic anhydrase family protein: MDKTDLRDNVTLKDPEIHESAFVAEGARIIGNVILKANSSIWYNTVCRGDINQIVIGERSNIQDNSVIHLENDQGVIVGDDVTVGHNAIIHGCTIEAGALIGMGAIIMNGAVVGKGAVIGAGAVVKENMIIPKYSLVVGVPGKIVKTLNPKTYDQNVKWAAKYVQLANLHKGNQK, encoded by the coding sequence ATGGATAAAACAGATTTACGAGACAATGTTACCCTAAAGGACCCTGAAATTCATGAATCTGCTTTTGTGGCGGAGGGGGCACGAATTATTGGTAATGTCATTCTGAAAGCAAACAGTTCCATCTGGTACAATACCGTTTGCCGTGGGGACATTAACCAGATTGTCATTGGTGAGCGCTCCAATATCCAGGATAACAGTGTGATTCATTTGGAGAATGATCAGGGTGTAATTGTGGGCGATGACGTGACTGTGGGACACAATGCCATCATTCACGGATGCACTATTGAGGCGGGCGCTTTGATTGGAATGGGCGCCATCATTATGAATGGCGCTGTTGTGGGTAAAGGTGCTGTTATTGGCGCCGGCGCCGTGGTGAAAGAAAATATGATTATTCCGAAATATTCTCTGGTGGTGGGTGTCCCGGGGAAAATAGTAAAAACCTTGAATCCAAAAACTTATGACCAAAATGTAAAATGGGCTGCAAAGTATGTGCAGTTGGCTAATCTCCATAAAGGAAATCAAAAATGA
- a CDS encoding Kazal-type serine protease inhibitor family protein — translation MRRFSLIVILISLLSCEDKKKNDSCIDESKISGDPCPLNYDPVCGCDDKTYGNACVALNAGVTSLTDGECQ, via the coding sequence ATGCGTCGATTCTCACTCATTGTCATTTTGATTTCCCTTTTGTCTTGCGAAGACAAAAAGAAGAATGATAGTTGTATTGATGAAAGTAAAATTAGTGGCGACCCATGTCCCCTAAATTATGATCCTGTTTGTGGTTGCGATGATAAGACCTATGGCAATGCCTGCGTGGCCCTAAATGCCGGTGTTACTTCATTGACAGATGGGGAGTGCCAATAA
- a CDS encoding SEC-C domain-containing protein, whose amino-acid sequence MKTGRNDLCHCGSDKKFKDCHGSGSSENAWKKMAIIGAIVLLALWFFRDIYSAGKGGAMGSAPPGKVWSEEHGHYHDIATNLPPVPPMPAGVQRNLNVSQPEGPVPEGKVWSTEHGHWHDLGATPSPAPTNPNLQSPANIPRPDGPVPEGKEWSPEHGHWHDLTTPNN is encoded by the coding sequence ATGAAAACAGGAAGAAACGATCTCTGCCACTGCGGTAGCGATAAAAAATTCAAAGATTGTCACGGTAGTGGAAGTTCAGAAAATGCGTGGAAAAAAATGGCCATAATTGGCGCCATTGTACTTTTAGCGTTATGGTTCTTCAGAGATATTTATTCAGCCGGTAAAGGTGGTGCCATGGGCTCCGCGCCACCGGGGAAAGTATGGTCCGAAGAACACGGCCATTACCATGATATTGCGACAAACCTTCCGCCCGTACCACCCATGCCCGCCGGCGTTCAGAGAAACTTGAATGTGTCCCAGCCTGAGGGTCCAGTTCCCGAAGGAAAGGTATGGTCCACCGAACATGGTCATTGGCATGACCTTGGCGCAACCCCATCGCCAGCCCCAACAAATCCAAATTTACAATCACCGGCAAATATTCCAAGGCCCGATGGCCCGGTGCCAGAAGGAAAAGAATGGTCCCCAGAACATGGCCATTGGCACGATTTGACAACGCCAAATAATTAA
- a CDS encoding Kazal-type serine protease inhibitor family protein, producing the protein MGRIFKFSLIALFLIGCEETREEACIDESKIKNDPCTRIWDPVCGCDDKTYSNPCVAENAGLETWTTGECK; encoded by the coding sequence ATGGGTCGAATTTTTAAATTTTCATTAATCGCATTGTTTTTAATCGGCTGTGAAGAAACACGAGAGGAAGCCTGCATTGATGAAAGTAAGATCAAGAATGATCCCTGCACCCGGATTTGGGATCCTGTTTGTGGCTGTGATGATAAAACCTATTCAAACCCATGTGTAGCCGAAAATGCAGGGCTGGAAACATGGACCACTGGAGAGTGTAAATAA